A genomic region of Trifolium pratense cultivar HEN17-A07 linkage group LG3, ARS_RC_1.1, whole genome shotgun sequence contains the following coding sequences:
- the LOC123915897 gene encoding spermidine coumaroyl-CoA acyltransferase-like, with protein sequence MAYEKVTLNLKMKDVELVKPSKFTPPCILSLSTLDNRGIYNNHCHTVHVYRSSETRDSDSSIDFCQVFKEALSKALFYYYPLAGRLVNHADDGKLRVNCNPNAENYGVPFLEAIANCTLSSINYLDNTNTEIAKHLVLIPQDLSYPLVFKVTKFLCGGFTIGMGVLHAVCDGFGASQFFNTIVELARGRIEPSVIPVWERERLVGSITKQPFPLFPMRKESIAFSPFLNQTNSTNIKQYCFKVEGEMITKLKLSLMKESENENIRFTTFESLAAYIWRSRARALKLNNNGDTMLTVLVGMRRNLKDFDPIPKGFYGNSVMEANIVLKVSDLNEMSLYEIVKLIKEAKNVASTADYVKNTIDSLETNFKDRVNMEKSTGAVTVLTEWKHLGFMGENVDFGGNEIVNLVPAPCNLFASVEMSVLSSSNKFDDVVPSMKGGVNLFTSLPVAAMPKFKEEIEALRSLS encoded by the exons atGGCTTATGAGAAAGTTACCCTAAACCTTAAAATGAAAGATGTTGAGCTTGTAAAACCATCAAAGTTCACTCCTCCTTGTATTCTTTCTCTTTCTACACTTGATAATAGAGGCATCTATAATAACCATTGCCACACTGTTCATGTATATCGATCATCAGAAACTCGTGATTCTGATTCGAGTATCGACTTTTGTCAAGTATTCAAAGAAGCACTCTCAAAGGCTTTGTTCTATTATTATCCTCTTGCAg GTAGACTAGTGAACCATGCTGATGATGGAAAACTTAGAGTCAATTGCAACCCTAATGCAGAAAACTATGGTGTTCCATTCTTGGAAGCAATTGCTAATTGCACCCTTTCTTCTATTAATTACTTGGACAATACTAACACAGAAATTGCAAAGCATTTGGTGCTTATTCCTCAAGATTTAAGTTATCCTTTAGTATTCAAGGTGACAAAATTTCTGTGTGGGGGTTTTACAATCGGAATGGGGGTGTTGCACGCCGTTTGCGATGGATTTGGTGCATCTCAATTCTTCAACACAATTGTTGAACTTGCAAGGGGAAGAATTGAGCCCTCGGTGATACCGGTATGGGAAAGAGAGAGACTAGTTGGATCAATAACTAAACAACCATTTCCATTATTCCCCATGCGCAAAGAATCTATTGCATTTTCGCCGTTTTTGAATCAAACCAATAGTACAAATATTAAGCAATATTGTTTTAAAGTCGAGGGTGAAATGATAACAAAGCTTAAGTTGAGTTTGATGAAGgaaagtgaaaatgaaaatataaggTTCACAACTTTTGAATCACTTGCAGCTTATATTTGGAGATCAAGAGCAAGAGCCTTAAAACTTAACAACAATGGCGATACAATGTTGACTGTGTTAGTTGGTATGCGACGCAACTTGAAGGATTTCGATCCAATACCAAAAGGGTTTTATGGTAATTCGGTTATGGAAGCAAACATTGTGTTAAAAGTGAGTGATCTCAATGAAATGTCACTCTATGAAATTGTTAAGCTGATCAAAGAAGCTAAAAATGTTGCTTCGACGGCTGATTATGTCAAAAACACGATCGACTCTTTGGAGACGAATTTTAAGGATCGTGTTAACATGGAAAAAAGTACTGGTGCGGTAACGGTTTTGACAGAGTGGAAGCATTTGGGTTTTATGGGAGAAAATGTAGATTTTGGAGGGAATGAAATAGTAAATTTAGTACCAGCACCATGCAACTTGTTTGCATCTGTGGAAATGAGTGTTTTGTCATCTTCTAATAAATTTGATGATGTTGTTCCATCAATGAAAGGAGGAGTTAATCTTTTCACATCATTACCTGTTGCTGCTATGCCTAAGTTCAAGGAAGAAATTGAAGCTTTAAGATCTCTTAGTTga
- the LOC123919051 gene encoding spermidine coumaroyl-CoA acyltransferase-like: MAYEKVTLNLKMKDVELVKPSKFTPPCILSLSTLDNRGIYNNHCQTVHVYRSSATRDSDSSFDLCHVFKEALSKALFYYYPLAGKLVKHADDGILRVNCNPNAENYGVPFLEAIANCTLSSINYLDNTNTEIAKHLLLIPQDLSYPLVFKVTKFLCGGFTIGMGVLHAVCDGFGASQFFNTIVELARGRIEPSVIPVWERERLVGSITKQPFPLFPMRKESIAFSPFLNQTNSTNIKQYCFKVEGEMITKLKLSLMKESENENIRFTTFESLAAYIWRSRARALKLNNNGDTMLTVLVGMRRNLKDFDPIPKGFYGNSVMEANIVLKVSDLNEMSLYEIVKLIKEAKNVASTADYVKNTIDSLETNFKDPVNMEKSTGAVTVLTEWKHLGFMGENVDFGGNEIVNLVPAPCKMFASIEISVLSSSNKFDDVVPSMKGGVNLFTSLPVAAMPKFKEEIEALRTLSVEI; this comes from the exons atGGCTTATGAGAAAGTTACCCTAAACCTTAAAATGAAAGATGTTGAGCTTGTAAAACCATCAAAGTTCACTCCTCCTTGTATTCTTTCTCTTTCTACACTTGATAATAGAGGCATCTATAATAACCATTGTCAAACTGTTCATGTATATCGATCATCAGCAACTCGTGATTCTGATTCGAGTTTCGACCTTTGTCATGTATTCAAAGAAGCACTCTCAAAGGCTTTGTTCTATTATTATCCTCTTGCAG GTAAACTAGTGAAACATGCCGATGATGGAATACTTAGAGTCAATTGCAACCCTAATGCTGAAAACTATGGTGTTCCATTCTTGGAAGCAATTGCTAATTGCACCCTTTCTTCTATTAATTACTTGGACAATACTAACACAGAAATTGCAAAGCATTTGTTGCTTATTCCTCAAGATTTAAGTTATCCTTTGGTATTCAAGGTGACAAAATTTCTTTGTGGGGGTTTCACAATCGGAATGGGGGTGTTGCACGCCGTTTGCGATGGATTTGGTGCATCTCAATTCTTCAACACAATTGTTGAACTTGCAAGGGGAAGAATTGAGCCCTCGGTGATACCGGTATGGGAAAGAGAGAGACTAGTTGGATCAATAACTAAACAACCATTTCCATTATTCCCCATGCGCAAAGAATCTATTGCATTTTCGCCGTTTTTGAATCAAACCAATAGTACAAATATTAAGCAATATTGTTTTAAAGTCGAGGGTGAAATGATAACAAAGCTTAAGTTGAGTTTGATGAAGgaaagtgaaaatgaaaatataaggTTCACAACTTTTGAATCACTTGCAGCTTATATTTGGAGATCAAGAGCAAGAGCCTTAAAACTTAACAACAATGGCGATACAATGTTGACTGTGTTAGTTGGTATGCGACGCAACTTGAAGGATTTCGATCCAATACCAAAAGGGTTTTATGGTAATTCGGTTATGGAAGCAAACATTGTGTTAAAAGTGAGTGATCTCAATGAAATGTCACTCTATGAAATTGTTAAGCTGATCAAAGAAGCTAAAAATGTTGCTTCAACGGCTGATTATGTCAAAAATACAATCGACTCTTTGGAGACGAATTTTAAGGATCCTGTTAACATGGAAAAAAGTACTGGTGCGGTAACGGTTTTGACAGAGTGGAAGCATTTGGGTTTTATGGGTGAAAATGTAGATTTTGGAGGGAACGAAATAGTAAATTTAGTACCAGCACCATGCAAAATGTTTGCATCTattgaaataagtgttttgTCATCTTCTAATAAATTTGATGATGTTGTTCCATCAATGAAAGGAGGAGTTAATCTTTTTACATCACTACCTGTTGCTGCTATGCCTAAGTTCAAGGAAGAAATTGAAGCTTTAAGAACTCTTAGTGTTGAAATTTGA
- the LOC123915767 gene encoding alanine--glyoxylate aminotransferase 2 homolog 2, mitochondrial-like yields MHPRQLIWDKIRRWQRCVFSTIAKSNEDSVNFLPKIPHFNHTPAPYNGPSSSDLLKRRNQYLPTFVGTYYTHPLNLVEGKMQYVYDENGRRYLDAFGGIATVSCGHCHPDVVEAIVNQSRLLQHTTVLYLNHAVVDFAEALAAKMPGELKVVFFTNSGTEANELALMMARLYTGYHDIISIRNGYHGNATSTMGATAQFFHKFNVVQTGIHHVLNPDPYRGVFGLDGTKYANDVQDIINYGTFGHVAGFVAEAIQGVGGVIELAPGYLPAVYNIIKKAGGLFIADEVQSGFGRTGSHFWGFEAHGIVPDIVTMAKGIGNGAPIGAVVTTPEIAKVLKHAYYFSTFGGNPVCTAAGLAVLNVIEKDKLQKNAHVVGSYLKDRLNSLMEKHEIIGDVRGRGMLLGVELVKDRKLKTPAKDENLHILEQMKDMGVLVGKGGFYGNVLRITPPLCFTKEDADFLVDVMDYTMSKM; encoded by the exons ATGCACCCACGACAACTTATATGGGACAAAATTCGTAGGTGGCAACGTTGTGTGTTTTCCACCATAGCTAAAAGCAATGAAGATAGTGTCAATTTTCTTCCCAAAATTCCACACTTCAATCACACTCCAGCTCCCTACAATGGCCCTTCATCGTCTGATCTCTTGAAGAGAAGAAATCAGTATCTTCCCACTTTTGTTGGCACCTATTACACTCACCCA TTAAATCTGGTGGAGGGAAAAATGCAATATGTTTACGATGAAAATGGTAGAAGATATCTTGATGCTTTTGGTGGAATTGCTACTGTTTCATGTGGTCATTGTCACCCTGATGTTGTTGAAGCAATTGTAAATCAGAGTAGGCTTTTGCAGCATACTACTGTTCTTTATTTGAATCATGCTGTTGTTGATTTTGCTGAGGCTCTTGCTGCTAAGATGCCAGGAGAACTCAAg GTTGTTTTCTTCACAAATTCTGGGACAGAAGCCAATGAGTTAGCTTTGATGATGGCAAGGTTGTACACTGGTTACCATGATATAATTTCCATTAGAAATGGTTACCATGGCAATGCAACCTCAACAATGGGTGCCACTGCTCAGTTTTTTCACAAGTTTAATGTTGTACAG ACTGGAATTCACCATGTCCTTAACCCTGATCCATATAGAGGAGTTTTTGGTTTGGATGGAACAAAATATGCAAATGATGTTCAAGATATAATTAATTATGGAACTTTTGGTCATGTAGCTGGTTTTGTTGCTGAGGCCATTCAG ggagTGGGTGGAGTGATAGAATTGGCTCCAGGTTACTTGCCTGCAGTTTATAACATCATCAAAAAAGCAGGAGGTCTCTTTATAGCTGATGAGGTTCAGTCAGGTTTTGGTCGAACTGGTAGTCACTTTTGGGGCTTTGAAGCACATGGAATTGTTCCTGATATTGTAACAATGGCCAAG GGAATTGGTAACGGTGCACCTATTGGTGCAGTGGTAACGACTCCTGAGATTGCGAAAGTGCTAAAACACGCCTACTATTTTAGCACATTTGGAGGAAATCCTGTTTGTACTGCTGCTGGATTAGCTGTTCTTAATGTAATTGAGAAGGATAAACTTCAGAAAAATGCACATGTTGTTGGATCATATTTAAAGGACCGTCTTAATTCACTAATGGAAAAACACGAAA TAATTGGAGATGTAAGGGGAAGAGGAATGTTGCTTGGAGTTGAACTTGTCAAAGATAGGAAACTGAAAACTCCTGCAAAAGATGAAAACTTGCATATCCTTGAACAGATGAAAG ATATGGGAGTGCTAGTTGGAAAAGGTGGTTTTTATGGAAATGTTTTAAGGATTACACCTCCACTTTGCTTCACTAAGGAGGATGCAG ATTTTCTAGTAGATGTGATGGACTACACAATGTCAAAGATGTGA
- the LOC123917694 gene encoding EKC/KEOPS complex subunit TP53RK, whose protein sequence is MGTETESGDSSLILIKQGAEARVFESDFVGRRAVVKERFSKKYRHPILDSKLTLKRLNAEARCTTKARRLGVCTPVLYAVDPVLHTLTFEFVDGPSVKDVFLEFGSCGINEERLGKIASQIGDVIAKLHDGGLVHGDLTTSNMLLKKDTDQLVLIDFGLSFTSTLPEDKAVDLYVLERALVSMHSSCGNVMDQILAAYRKSSKQWSSTMNKLADVRQRGRKRTMVG, encoded by the exons ATGGGAACTGAAACTGAGTCAGGAGATAGTTCTCTCATTCTCATCAAGCAAGGTGCTGAAGCT AGGGTTTTTGAGTCTGATTTTGTGGGAAGAAGGGCTGTTGTCAAGGAGCGATTCTCAAAGAAGTACAGGCATCCAATTTTGGATTCTAAATTGACACTCAAGCGCTTAAATGCG GAGGCGAGGTGCACAACCAAGGCAAGGAGACTTGGGGTTTGTACCCCTGTGTTGTATGCTGTGGATCCTGTGTTGCATACTTTAacatttgaatttgttgacgGACCTTCGGTCAAAGATGTGTTTCTTGAATTCGGATCATGTGGTATCAATGAAGAGCGCCTAGGCAAAATTGCGTCCCAAATTGGTGATGTAATTGCAAAGTTACATGATGGTGGTCTTGTTCATGGTGATTTAACAACATCAAACATGCTACTAAAGAAAGATACCGATCAGTTG GTTCTTATTGACTTCGGCTTGAGCTTCACTTCAACTCTACCAGAAGATAAAGCTGTTGATTTGTATGTCCTAGAAAGAGCCCTTGTTTCAATGCATTCTTCATGTGGTAATGTG ATGGATCAAATACTTGCTGCTTACCGCAAGTCATCGAAGCAGTGGTCATCCACAATGAACAAGCTGGCAGACG TGCGACAAAGAGGACGAAAGAGGACCATGGTTGGATGA